From Oreochromis niloticus isolate F11D_XX linkage group LG14, O_niloticus_UMD_NMBU, whole genome shotgun sequence, one genomic window encodes:
- the rnaset2l gene encoding ribonuclease T2-like isoform X1 — MHCSLLPLLVSLSPAILFLLPGIIVTQEGLWEDYKYGHGDQDNHNFCTWKCLLFTLQWPGTFCQSLNNVSLCRIPPTVNNWTIHGLWPLHAKNRCDCWPMFPSDVQELKAELTELWPSFVRFKSNFHFWREEWRKHGACAACVEGMNSPLRYFQVCIKLRAQFYIHSLLEDAGITPSCERPYKVEEVQSVLAPHVGDKLEIQCITDEQDRELWFQLKIRLNRNLTVGCDLCTDAEDALKVQPGSRPVPSPGHPCPDQVPFYYFPINHERPQRPCG, encoded by the exons ATGCACTGCTCACTGCTGCCCCTGCTGGTCAGTCTGAGTCCTGCTATTCTGTTCCTGTTGCCTGGCATCATTGTGACACAGGAAGGACTCTGGGAGGACTACAAATATGGCCACGGTGACCAGGACAACCACAACTTCTGCACCTGGAAGTGCCTCCTGTTCACGCTGCAATGGCCGGGCACGTTCTGTCAG TCTCTGAACAACGTGAGTCTCTGCAGGATTCCTCCGACCGTCAACAACTGGACCATCCACGGCCTTTG GCCTCTCCACGCGAAGAACCGCTGCGACTGCTGGCCGATGTTCCCCTCTGACGTCCAG GAGCTGAAGGCGGAGCTGACTGAACTCTGGCCGTCATTTGTGAGATTCAAGTCCAACTTCCACTTCTG GAGGGAAGAGTGGAGGAAACACGGAGCGTGCGCGGCGTGCGTGGAAGGAATGAACTCTCCGCTCAGATACTTCCAGGTCTGCATCAAACTGCGAGCACAGTTCTACATCCACAG CCTGCTGGAGGACGCCGGCATCACTCCGTCCTGTGAGCGACCCTACAAG gtggAGGAGGTGCAAAGCGTCCTGGCTCCACACGTTGGGGACAAACTGGAGATCCAGTGCATCACGGATGAGCAG GACAGAGAGCTGTGGTTTCAGCTGAAGATCCGCCTGAATCGGAACCTCACCGTAGGCTGCGATCTCTGCACCGATGCTGAAGACGCCCTGAAAGTCCAGCCCGGCTCACGGCCGGTACCCTCCCCGGGGCACCCCTGTCCTGACCAGGTGCCCTTCTACTACTTCCCCATAAACCACGAGCGGCCACAGCGGCCCTGCGGTTAA
- the rnaset2l gene encoding ribonuclease T2-like isoform X3, with translation MHCSLLPLLVSLSPAILFLLPGIIVTQEGLWEDYKYGHGDQDNHNFCTWKCLLFTLQWPGTFCQSLNNVSLCRIPPTVNNWTIHGLWPLHAKNRCDCWPMFPSDVQELKAELTELWPSFVRFKSNFHFWREEWRKHGACAACVEGMNSPLRYFQVCIKLRAQFYIHSLLEDAGITPSCERPYKVEEVQSVLAPHVGDKLEIQCITDEQVRWRCSLPSETESCGFS, from the exons ATGCACTGCTCACTGCTGCCCCTGCTGGTCAGTCTGAGTCCTGCTATTCTGTTCCTGTTGCCTGGCATCATTGTGACACAGGAAGGACTCTGGGAGGACTACAAATATGGCCACGGTGACCAGGACAACCACAACTTCTGCACCTGGAAGTGCCTCCTGTTCACGCTGCAATGGCCGGGCACGTTCTGTCAG TCTCTGAACAACGTGAGTCTCTGCAGGATTCCTCCGACCGTCAACAACTGGACCATCCACGGCCTTTG GCCTCTCCACGCGAAGAACCGCTGCGACTGCTGGCCGATGTTCCCCTCTGACGTCCAG GAGCTGAAGGCGGAGCTGACTGAACTCTGGCCGTCATTTGTGAGATTCAAGTCCAACTTCCACTTCTG GAGGGAAGAGTGGAGGAAACACGGAGCGTGCGCGGCGTGCGTGGAAGGAATGAACTCTCCGCTCAGATACTTCCAGGTCTGCATCAAACTGCGAGCACAGTTCTACATCCACAG CCTGCTGGAGGACGCCGGCATCACTCCGTCCTGTGAGCGACCCTACAAG gtggAGGAGGTGCAAAGCGTCCTGGCTCCACACGTTGGGGACAAACTGGAGATCCAGTGCATCACGGATGAGCAGGTCCGATGGCGCTGCTCTCTTCCTTCAGA GACAGAGAGCTGTGGTTTCAGCTGA
- the rnaset2l gene encoding ribonuclease T2-like isoform X2: MHCSLLPLLVSLSPAILFLLPGIIVTQEGLWEDYKYGHGDQDNHNFCTWKCLLFTLQWPGTFCQSLNNVSLCRIPPTVNNWTIHGLWPLHAKNRCDCWPMFPSDVQELKAELTELWPSFVRFKSNFHFWREEWRKHGACAACVEGMNSPLRYFQVCIKLRAQFYIHSLLEDAGITPSCERPYKVEEVQSVLAPHVGDKLEIQCITDEQVRWRCSLPSEDRKPRSSVLLCVHVVLAEVRSSSQ; the protein is encoded by the exons ATGCACTGCTCACTGCTGCCCCTGCTGGTCAGTCTGAGTCCTGCTATTCTGTTCCTGTTGCCTGGCATCATTGTGACACAGGAAGGACTCTGGGAGGACTACAAATATGGCCACGGTGACCAGGACAACCACAACTTCTGCACCTGGAAGTGCCTCCTGTTCACGCTGCAATGGCCGGGCACGTTCTGTCAG TCTCTGAACAACGTGAGTCTCTGCAGGATTCCTCCGACCGTCAACAACTGGACCATCCACGGCCTTTG GCCTCTCCACGCGAAGAACCGCTGCGACTGCTGGCCGATGTTCCCCTCTGACGTCCAG GAGCTGAAGGCGGAGCTGACTGAACTCTGGCCGTCATTTGTGAGATTCAAGTCCAACTTCCACTTCTG GAGGGAAGAGTGGAGGAAACACGGAGCGTGCGCGGCGTGCGTGGAAGGAATGAACTCTCCGCTCAGATACTTCCAGGTCTGCATCAAACTGCGAGCACAGTTCTACATCCACAG CCTGCTGGAGGACGCCGGCATCACTCCGTCCTGTGAGCGACCCTACAAG gtggAGGAGGTGCAAAGCGTCCTGGCTCCACACGTTGGGGACAAACTGGAGATCCAGTGCATCACGGATGAGCAGGTCCGATGGCGCTGCTCTCTTCCTTCAGA AGACAGGAAACCTCGGAGCTCAGTCTTACTTTGCGTTCATGTCGTGCTCGCTGAGGTAAGGAGCAGCAGTCAGTAG